The nucleotide sequence AGTTCATCAACCAACCCAAAGGCCCGATTCCATGAACCCCACCACCGACCTCCGCGGCATCATCACGGTGCTCAACACGCCTTTCAATCTCGACGATACCCTCGATCTTCCGGGGCTCGCCCGCAACGTGGAAAACGCGATCCAGGCCGGCGTTGCGGGCTTTCTCGTGCCCGCCATGGCCAGCGAAGTGGGCACCCTGTCGGAAGCCGAGCGGACGGCTGTGGTCCAGTGCACTGTCGGGACGGCAGCGGGGCGCGTGCCGATCATCGGCGGGGCCTCCGCGCCCGATCAGGCCGCGCGGACGAATGCGGCGCGGCGACTAATCGATCTGGGCTGCGCGGGTGTGCTCGTGAGCATGAACTACACCGACGACGCCACCTACACCCGCGACGTGGAAGCGCTGGCAAGTCTGGAGCCCGGCTTCCTGATGCTGCAGGACTGGGACGCCAGCGGCTATGGCCTGCCCGTGCCCTTGATCAAGCGCCTCTTCGAGACGGTGCCCGCGTTCAAGTGCCTCAAGGTGGAGGTCGTGCCCGCAGGCCCGAAATACACCGAAGTATTGCAGGTGACCAGTGGCGGCTTGCATGTTTCCGGCGGCTGGGCCGTGGGCCAGATCATCGAGGGCCTTGATCGCGGCGTTCACGCCTTCATGCCCACGGGCATGCACCCCATTTATACCGCGATTTACCAGCGCTACGTCCGGGGTGAGCGAGAGTCCGCCCGCGCATTGTTTGAGGAGTTGCTGCCCGTGCTGGCTTTCTCCAACCAGCACCTGGACATCTCCATTTACTTCTTCAAGCGCTTGCTCCATGCGCAGGGCGTCTACGCCACGGGAAAGGTTCGCTCGCCGAAGGTGGCTTTCGACGCGGTACACCAGAAGATCGCCGATGGCCTGATCGAGCGCGTGATGGCGATGGAAGCCCGGCTCGCGATCGAGGCGTAGAGCGGATCGCCCTGAGGCTTTGTATTAATCCATCAATCCAGTCGTCAATCAAGAGCGCGGTTTTTCTTACCCGCGTTTCGTGCGACGGAGTCGCACGAAAATCACGGACTGGAAAGTCCGTGCTCCCGCTGGGTGATACCTTCACAAGCTCCCTGGAAACCAGGACTGAATACACTTTCAGTTGCCATGGAAATCGGACGCAAGCGCGTGATACAGTCGGACCCAGTTTTCCACTGTCCGTTAGCAAAACTGGAGAGGGCCGATGGACCACGAAAAAGCACTTGCCGTATTTGAAAACTTCAAGATCCGCCGGGTTTACGACGAGAAGACCGAGACGTGGTATTTCTCCGTCGTGGACATTATCGCGGCACTGATCCAGCAGCCGGAATATCAGGCCGCCCGCAATTATTGGAAAGTGCTGAAGAACCGTCTCAAGAAGGAGGGCAGCGAGTCGGTTACAAAATGTAACCGACTGAAGTTGCCCGCTGGGGACGGGAAGTCCTACCTCACCGACGTAGCGGATCCGGAGACCCTGCTGCGCCTCATCCAGTCCGTCCCCAGCCCGAAGGCCGAACCGATCAAACTCTGGCTCGCCAAGGTCGGCTACGAACGTATGCAGGACATGGGCGACCCCGCCCGTTCGCTGGACCGCGCCCGCGACTACTGGCGCAAGCTCGGGCCCAGCGAGAAGTGGATCCAGCAGCGGATGATGGGCCAGGAGACCCGCAACAAGCTGACGGACTATTGGAAGGACCACGAAATCAGGGGCGAAGAGGAATACGCGATCCTGACCAATATCATCCATCAGGAATGGAGCGGGGTACCGGTCAAGAAGCACAAAGAAATGAAGGGACTCAAAACCCAGAACCTGCGCGACCACATGAGCGAAGCAGAATTGATCTTCACCGCCCTGGCGGAGCTGTCCACGCGCCAGATCGCCGAGAGCGTGGAGGCCACCGGTATGACCGAAAACGCGGCGGCGGGTAAGCAAGGGGGAACGATTGCGAAAGGCGCGCGCGTCGAACTGGAGCAAAAGACCGGCAAGCGCGTGGTGACGGAGGAAAACTTCCTGCCGCCCGCCTCAGCGCGAGGGAAAGTCAAAGGGCCGGCGGACGACTGAAGAACCACCGCCAAAAATTGAGCAGGGCCATGGCGGACCGGGGGCGAATCGGCGCTGCGGCAACTTGTACAACCCCCGAAATTTCAGATAACGTAATCGCCTGAGGGGCGAGTTGTTCGCTCCTGTAACTGGACGTTCGGCACAACTCAGGAACCTACCATGGCAGACAAAGAACTTGAAAAAGAAATGAAGGCGCTCGCGAAGGAACTGATGGACTACACCAACAAGCAACTGGCTCAGTTGGAAAAGAACCTGGTGGCGTATATTGACAAGAAAGCTGCGGGAAAATAGCAGCGTCTTTGGCGCCAAGCAGTGTCCCGATAGTTGCGGCACAATCGCAGACTGGTTGAAGACGCCCATTGGGCGATTCCCCCCTTCGAAAGGCAACACCATGGCAAGTAAAGAACAGGAAAAAGAACTGAAAGAATTGATGAAGGAAACCATGAACTTCATCGACAAGCGCATCGGGGAGCTCGAGAAGAGCCTTCTGAAATATGCGGACAAAAAGCTCTCGAAGTAACGACGTTGCGGCGGGGCTTGCGACGTGCGGACAACACTGCCGCACCGAACGCAGAAACAGATTTTTCCAATGAAACTACCGCCACCGCGCATGGACCAGAATCTGGATCCATGCGCGGTTCTATCTCGTTTACAAGCCGCAGCGGATGGAGCGAGATCGCCGACGCGCCGAAAGCGGGAACGAGCGGAACCTTGGGTCACCGGGCCCCTAGACATTGAAACCCGAAGGGATGGCACAGAAGACCGGGGATGGATTTTCCGGCTCTTCCATGCCGCCCCGCTGGGGCTTGTGAGTTTTCTCCTTAATACCCAGGACTCGCTTCGCTCGCGCCTGGGCTACGATATGACGTCCCTTCGGGACTAAAACAATAGTCTCTTGTCCCGCGAAACTTATGGGTAATGACAAGAGCTCCGCCTGGGAACGAGGAAAATAAACTCTCACCGGCTGAACCGGTGGTTTAGCGTGGGAATTAGTTGGGAACCCTTTACCGGTCCGGTCCATCTGATTCGCTTGATTTCCTACCCCCCTTCTCCCTTCGCCATCAAATTTCCCTTCTTGACAGAATTACGGTATCATGCCCGGATCGGCAACCAACAGCCTGACCGCCGCGAATCCGCGGCCCTGGAGTAGAGCACCCTATGGCACACAAGACTTCCATGAATCGCAGAAAATTCCTCACCCGCTCCTGCCGCGCCCTGGGCGTGGGGGCGGTATTGTTCACGGGTTCGAAATCGGGCAAGGCCTTTGCCGCGCGGGTGGGTCCTTCGGATCAGGTGCGCATTGCGGTCATCGGCAATGGCGGTATGGGCGGACGCCACGTGGAAGCGCTGGCGGAGAACCCCAACTGCCACATCACGGCGCTGTGCGACGTGGCGAAGCAGCGCTTTAATAACTCCCTGGACAAGGTGAATGAGATGACGGGCCGTCGCCCGGAGGGCTTCCAGGATTTCCGCTATGTGCTGGATCACAAGGAAGTGGACGGTATTTTCATCGCCACGCCGGATCACTGGCACCCCCTGCTGGCTATCATGGGCTGCCAGGCGGGCAAGGATGTGTATGTGGAGAAGCCGGCCGCGCCGACGGTGGCCGAGGGCCGCGCGATGGTGGAGGCGGGTCGCCGCTATGGCCGGGTGGTACAGCTCGGCACGCAGCAGCGATCGATGCCGGTTTTCCAGAAGGCGATTGACGTGGTGAAGAGCGGCAAACTGGGCACGATTACTTCGGCAAGCTGCTGGGTGGGTGTGAACGATGCGTGGAGCGTGGGCACGCCGGTGGAGGAGGTCCCGAACGGCCTGGACTGGGATCTGTGGCTGGGACCGTCACCCTATGAGCCCTTCTCGAAGAATCGCTTTTTCGGTTTCATGGGCAATCACGACTACGCGAAGGGTGGCCAGCTCACGAACTGGGGCGTGCATCTGATGGATATTCTCCATTGGGGCATCGGCCAGGACAAGCCGCTTAATGTGCAGGCGATGGGCACGAGCCCCCGGGGCGGCGCGGGCGGCCACAATTTTGAGACGGTGGACGCCATGTGGGAGTATCCCGGTTGCAGCGTGACCTGGGAGCAGCGCCACTCCAATGAACACGGCGGCAAGGGCTATGGCATCAAATTCCAGGGTACCGAAGGCCAGTTGGTGGTGGATCGCGGATCGTTCAAGGTTTTCCCCGAAGGCCTGGGCATTGCGGAGTGGGTCGGCGAGCCGGAACGGAGCTGGGCCAACCCGGATCACCACAACAACTTCTTCGACTGCATCCGTAACCGGAAGCGCCCGGCGGCGGACATCGAGCAGGGCGTGCGCTCCACGATTCCGGTGCTCCTGGCGGGCATCGCCCTGAAGACGCGCCGGAAATTGACCTGGGACGCCGAGGCGGAAAAATTTGTCAACGACGACGCGGCCAACCGCTACCTGAGCCGGGCCTATCGCTCGCCCTGGCACCTCTAGGCCGATAGCCCATTGTCCCCAAAAAAATTGATTTACAGAGGAAATTCCCATGCTGAATAAATTTTCCCGCGCCTGTGCCGTCACCTTGCTGGTGGCCGGTGCGCTTCCCGTTTTTTCGCCGCTTCCGGCCCATGCCGCAGGTGCGGCGCGCCCCGCTTCATTTGATGAACTGGTGGGCGACCTCCGCGGTGCGGATGAACCGAAGCGGAGCCTGGCGCGCCAGTTGATCCCGCGCCAAGGCGCCGCAGCGGTGCGTCCGGTGCTGCCCCTGCTCTTCGACGGTAACGAGACGATCTCCTGGGCCGCTATGAACGTGCTCCTCGATATCGCCAACGACGTTACGAAACCCGGTCTGGAAGCTGAGCGCGCGCAGGTGGCGAATGCGCTGCTGGAATGCTTGAAGGCAACGACCAACGAGCCGCACCAGTTCCTGCTGCTGCGTATTCTTCCGATTGTCGTGCCGGAAGGCGCGGACCTCAGCCCGATCTCGGCCCTGCTCCATTCGGACACGGCCAAGGAGAAGGCGCGCGTGGCGCTGCAGGAAGCCAACACGACGGAGTCGCGCGCGGCTTTGCGCGGGGCACTCCCCCAGGCGGATGCGAACTTCGCGGTTGCGCTGATGGATGCGCTGGACAAGGTTCATGATACGGAGAGCTACGCGCTCTTTCAGCAGAAGCTGCAGAGCGGCACACCGGCGGAGCAGGCGGCGGCGGCTCGTGGCTTGGCGGCTTCGGGCGATCCCGCGCTGGTGGAGCCGCTCCTCGCGCTGGCAAAATCCATCGACATCAACTTCCGATTTACGGCGGAAGACGCGGTATTGCGCCTTGCGGACAACCTGGTGAAGCAGGGTGGCCGCTGGGACGGCGGCATCGCGCTGTACAAGGCGGTGCTGGCCCAGTCGGAGAACCCCGTGGTGCAGGCGGGCGCGTTGAACGGCCTCGGCCGCTTCGGCGATGAGACGGCGCTGGACACGATCATGACCGCGTGGTCCGCGGAACCGACGGGCCTGCTCGAAGGACCGGCCATGGCCGCGATTGAAGCCCTTCAGGGCCCGGCGATTGCAGACAAGCTGATCGCGGCCTATGACGCGCAACCCGCGCCCGTGCAGGAGCGTCTCCTTGGCATCATGGGGCGCAAGCAGGATCCGCGTTACCTGCCCATCATCGAAAAGGCGACGGGCCTGAGCGCCGCCGCGCGCATCAGCGCCCTGCAGCAATCCATGTTGCCGGAGGCGGTTCCCCAGTTGGAGGCGCTGGCCAAGGGCGGCACGGAAGCCGATGCGGCCCAGGCGGACGAGGCCATTTCGCGTCTGGCGAAGGCCTTCCGCGATCAGGGTAATCCCGCGGGTGCGGGGCGCGCCTATCTGGCCCAGTACCGCATCGCGAAGACCGACGATGCACGGAATACGGCGCTGGAAGGCATCAAGAGCTTTCCCGTCCCCGAGGCCTATGACGAGCTGAAAGCGACACTCGGCGAAGAAGGCCTGCTCGCGCTGCCGGTGAACGTACTTTCCGGCATGGCCCAGGCCCTGGCCGGTGCTGGTCGCGGCGAAGAAACCAAAGCCATCCGCACGGCGCTCCTCGCGCGCGCGACGGACACGGCCACGGTGCAGCACCTGATCACGCTGGGGCCGGTGGAAGGCACGCCGGAGGAATTCGCGAAGCAGCTCGGCTTTATCAACACGTGGAAAATTGTGGGTCCCTTTGCCCTTGCAGGCGCACCTGAAGACGGGTCCCCAGTGCTGGTCAACGGAACGGTTGATCTGAACGCGCGCTACGGCACGGAGGCCTCGGCCCCGGTCTGGACGGATAAGGTGGCCGGCGGCGCCTTCCCCCACGTCGATCTTATGGGATACGCCAAGGATCAAGCCCGCGCCTTCGCCGTGACCACCATCAAGGTTGCCGCCGATCAGGACGCGGTTCTGCGGCTCGGCAGCGATGACGGCATCCGCGCGTGGGTCAATGGCGCGAAGGTACACGACAACGTCGTTGATCGCGGCGTCGCGCTGGACAACGATCTGGCGCCCATCAAGCTGAAAGCGGGCGAGAATGTCATCCTGCTGGAAATCATCCAGCACGCCGGCGGCTGGGGCTACATCGCCCGACTGACGGCGGTAGACGGTACGCCGCTGGCTTTCGAGCTGGTGTCGAAGTAAATTGATCACAGGGACGGCAGGGACGACAGCGACGGGAAAAAAAGCCGCGCTTCGCTCTCCTGCTGTCCCTGCAAGTATTGAGAAGATCCCGATCATGGAAAACCTTCGAATTCAACAGTTGCTGAAAGCGGGCGAATCTCGCGCTGTGGAATTCAAGGCATCCCGCAATGCGCTGAACCGCGACATCTATGAAACGGTCTGCGCGTTCTTGAATGGCGAAGGCGGCGACATCCTTCTGGGTGTTGCGGACGATGGCACTACTCTGGGCGTCGCCCCGGAATACCTGGCACAGATGCGGCGGGACTTCGCCAATGCCATCAACAACCCGCAGCTCATCAATCCGCCCTGCTACCTCGGCGTCGAGGAAGTGGACTGCGATGGCGCAACTCTCCTGCATATCCTTGTTCCACCGAGCTCGCAGGTTCACCGTTGCAAGGGTCGGATTTACTTTCGGAACGAAGACGGTGACTTCGACATAACTGATGACCAGGACCGCGTGTCAAGGCTTTATCTGAACAAGCAGAGCCACTACTCCGAAAACACGATTTACCCCTATGCCGAATTGGCGGACCTGCGCCCCGAACTGCTCGACCGCGCGCGGCGGATGGCGGCATCGATTCAACGCAACCATCCGTGGGCCGGTATGGACGATACGGAATTGCTGTCCAGTGCGCGGCTCTTCCAGCGGGACTATCAACGTGGCACGGAAGGTCTCACGCTCGCGGCGATTCTTTTGTTTGGGAAAGACACGACGATTCTGTCCGTATTGCCCCATCACAAGACGGACGCGATTCTCCGCCGGGTTGATGTTGACCGCTATGACGACCGCGACGACATCCGCACGAATTTGTTTGAAAGCCATGACCGGCTGACGGCCTTTGGCGAGAAACATCTGAACGACCCTTTCTTTCTTGACGGGATTCAGCGGGTCAGTGCGCGGAGCCATATCCTGCGGGAGATTGTGGGAAACATGCTGATCCACCGCGAGTACAGCCACGCCTTTCCCGCGAAGCTCGTGATCGAGGCGCATCGCCTATATGCGGAGAACAGCAACCGTCCCCATGGGCATGGGCCCATTGATCCACGGCTGTTTTCGCCGTACCCGAAGAATCCGATCATCGCACGAGTGTTCAAGGAGACCGGTCTGGCCGACGAACTGGGATCCGGCGTGCGTAAGCTCTTCAAGTTCGGAAAAGCCTTTGCCGGACACGACCCGGTGTTGATGGAGGATGATATCTTCCGGGTCAGTCTGCCGATTTCCGAGGTTATGAGAGAAGAAACATACGCTGGGTTGGTAGATGGGTTGGTAGTTGGTACGGAGAAAGGCAGAAGTTCGGTAGAAAGTACAGAGAAAAGTTCGGAGAAAGACAGAAGTTCGGTAGAAAGTACAGAGAAAAGTTCGGAGAAAGGCAGAAGTTCGGTAGAAAGTACAGAGAAAAGTTCGGATGAAAAACTTCCGTTAACTCCTCGGATAACTAAGAATACCGCTGAAGCTATATTGACGCTCGCTGAGGGAAATCCACAGATCACCGTGTTCCAGCTCTCCCAAAAACTGGGTCGCTCAACTAGCGCAATCAATAAGCAAATTTCAAGACTCAAAAAGAACGGCCAGTTGGTACGTGTCGGCCCAGACAAAGGCGGTAGCTGGAGCGTGACCCGTTAAAGACATTGGTGAAGAAATAAATGGACTTGTAGAATGGTGAAATTGGTTTGGAAACACGCACCAACGCAAGTTTCGATTGAACTCAGATCACAACAAGAGATGGACACCCGATATGATTACCTCAACCCTACTCGCGGCCGCCTTCTGTGTCGCTGCCGAACCCTCGGTTCTATTTGAGCGCCAGAAGATCGGTACAACCACTTTTGAAGCCGCGTCGATCTTCGACGTGAATAACGACGGTCATCTGGACCTGGTATCCGGTGAATACTGGCATCAAGGGCCGGACTATGCGAAGGCCCACAAGATCTGCACCATCATGCAGGCCGACGACTACTACGACGACTTCAGCGATTACCCCATGGACGTGAATGGCGATGGCTTCCTGGACATTGTCACCGGCGGCTGGTTTGGCGGCGCGCTTCAGTGGCGCGAGAATCCGAAGGGGCGTCCCGTGGAATGGGTGACGCACGAGGTGGCCAAGACCGGCAATATCGAGCGAAATTCCTTCTACGACATCGACGGCGATGGCTACGAGGAGGTGTTCTGCACCACGTCGCCGGTGCACTTCTTCCGCCTTGTGCGCGATGAGAAGGGTAAGCCGCAGGGCCGCTTCGAGCAGTACACGATTACTGAGGGCGGCGGCGGCCATGGTTTCGGCTGTGGCGACGTGAACGGTGACAAGCGCCCCGATATGATCTTTGCGGGCGGCTGGCTGGAAGCGCCGGAGAATCCCTTTGATGTGAAGGCCTGGAAGTGGCACAAGGAATTCGATCTGGCCAGGGGCATGGCCTCGGTGCCGATTCTTGTACACGACGTGAATCAGGACGGGAAGAACGATATTATCGTAGGCGGCGCCCACAACTATGGCCTCTGGTGGCACGAGAATCTCGGCGGCGGCCAGTGGAAGGAGCACGCGGTCGAGGAACACCGCAGCCAGTTCCACGAGATGCAGTTGTGCGACATCGACAACGACGGTGAACTGGAACTGGTGACCGGCAAGCGCTTCCGCGCGCACCGTGGCCATGATCCCGGCGAGTACGATCCCCTCGGCCTCTATTATTACGACATCGCCCCTGAAGGCTTCACGCGCCACACGCTCGACTACGGTCCCCATACCCGCGCGAGCGGTGCGGGCATCTACCTCTGGATCGCCGATATCGACGGCAACGGGTGGAAGGACATCCTGGCTCCGGGCAAGGAAGGCCTTCACCTCTTCACAAGCCTGGGCCGATAAGGCGGAATAAGAGACCCGAAAAAACAATCGGACCGATCAGTCGGATCAGACTGATCGGTCCGATATTATTTTGAGGCGAAGGTTTGAGCCTTCACTCCCCGTCGTCCTTCTTCTTCAACAGCAACAATTTCCCCATATCCCCCGCGAGCCAGGAGCCGTAGGGCACTTCCTCCACTTTGGAAAAGCCGGGCCGGGGCAGCCAGGAGATCGCATAGCGATCATCCACCACCCACCAGCCGAGGGGGCCCGAGCGCAGGAAGGCCCGCGCGCCGGACTCTTTGATGTAGTCCTGGCTTGTGTACCAGCCATTGAACTCATAGCCCCCGTCGATTTCCTGGGGCTTGAGCCCCTGCTCGTTCATGAGCTTGTTGAGCATGGCCCAGCGGGTGGTGTTCCAGGCGAAGTAGTCTTGCACGCCGAGCAGACTAAAGGCGAAAAGGGCCGTCAGCGTCACGACCTGGAACGCGCGGCCCGCCAGACTGCGGCCGGATTCGGCCATGGCCACCAGCAGCACCACGGGCACAAGGGCCCCGATCAGGTAGCGGTCGAAGCGCACCGGAAGCCAGGGATGGTACAGGGCGAGGATCATGAGGATGGCCCAGAACATAAGGAAACACTGCTGGCGGCGCCGGGGATCGTGCAGAGGTCGGCGCCCGTCGCCGGGAATAAGGAGAAGCCAGCGAAGGCAGCCCGCCACCATCCACCCGGCCACCAGAACACCGGCCAGGGTGGGCAGCCACCACCAACCGCCGATACTGACGGGACGCCACAGGTAGCTTCCCATGAGGATGCCCCGCAGGGTCATGGGCCCGGCGCCGGTGTCGTAGAGGATGTTGCCCATGAAGGGGATCCGATTGGGATCGCCGGTGCAGGCGGTCAGTAAGATGTAGAGCATCGCGCAGGCGAGGGCCATGGCGCGGCGGGCCACGCGGCCCTCCTTGTGGCGAAGCCATTGCCAGCCCTGCGCCGCGGCGAGGGGCAGCACGAGACACCCGAGGAGCAGCATCGAACTGGAGTAGAATTTCAGCCCGCCAAAGAATCGCTCTCCCCAGGAATCCCCAAGCACCTGGGGATCCCAGACGTGCCCGAGCTCCGCGGCGTGAGAAGGGAGAAACTGGAGCAGGAGCCAGGCCGCGAACCAGGGCGCCACGAGCGCGATCAGCAGGGGGAGCATTTCGCGGCGGCGCCAGCGGGTATCCCAGGGGCAGGACGACAGTACGAAGGCGATGGGCAGTAGAACGGCGAACTGGCGGGTAAGCAAGGCGGCGGCGCCGAAGAGCGAACCAAGGAGCACCCATTGCCAGCGAGGCGTTTCGAGGGCGCAGAGGTAGGCCAGACCGGCGAGGGCCATGAAGGCCATGAAGGGCACGTCGGTCATGAAGGTGTAGCCAAGATTCATGGCGATCGGATTGGCGATGATGAGCGCGCCCGCGAGGGCGGCGGTGAAGGGGCGCGCCCGGAGCCGCAGCGCGGACAAGGTGGTGGCGAGGGCGGCGAAGAGCCAGAGCACCAGCGTGGACCAGCGGAGTGCGGTGAAGCTGAAGCCGCCGCCAGCGCAAAAGAGCTTGCCCCACCAGGCCTGACCCACGAGATTGGCGGTGGAAAAGGGGTGACCTTGATAGGTACCGGTGTCAATCCAGTCGCTGACCGCGCGGGCGTAAATCCAATCGTCATTGAGGGGGAATTCGCCCGCGGGCGACACGAGGAACAGGGTGAGTCCCCAGAGTGCCACCACCAGGGCGAGGACGGTGAAGACATGCCTGGGCGCGATGGACGTCACGTTTTCCTCCCGATTTCCCATGGGTATGGTCTACTTCTGGTGCTTGTCGAGGAACGCGGCCACTTTCACGCGGTGGTCGCCCTGCAGTTCGATGACGCCGTCCTTGAAGGCACCGCCGGCCGCGCATTGCTTCTTCAGCGCGGTTACGAGAGCGGTTCCGTCGCCGGATACATTCTGGATGACGGTGGCGAGTTTGCCGCCTGGTCGCTTTTCATAGGTCAGGGGCCAGCCGCCCTTGCGGGTCTTGGCGACGCGCCAGGCGACCTTGGGCGTGTCCACGATGATCTCCGCCTTTGGTTTGGGTGGTGCGACGGGCTCGCGGGGTAAATCGCCGCGCAGGGCGCCCAGTGCTCCGAAGGGGGAATCGGTGAGGGGGGTGCGGGGGGCGTTTGTGTCGATTTTGGGGTTCTTGGCGCTCATGGGGAAATTGTAGCAGTTGATGGTTGATAGTTGATAGCGGGCGGGGGCTTTGGGGGAGAGATGGGTCTTATGGGTCTTATGGGTCTTATGGGTCGTATGGGTCGTATGGGTCGTATGGGTCGTATGGGTCGTGTGGGTCTCTATCAATTGTCAACTGTCAACTGTCTACGTGCACTGGCTCTTTCGGGGGTGGTATACTTCTCACAGAGGATTTTGGGCCATGCTCTGCCAGAAGTGTCACAAAAAGCGCGCCACCATTCGCTATGCCGAAGTCGTTGACGGTCACGTCACCGATCAGTTCTGGTGCAAGGACTGCATGGCCCTTCAGCGGAGTGCGAGTGAGGGCTTTGAGCTTTCGGAGGTGCCTTCGGCGCGTCCCAGCAAGGCCTCGATCCACAAGGTGGTCAGCCGGGTGGTTCGGGCGCAGCG is from Candidatus Hydrogenedentota bacterium and encodes:
- a CDS encoding putative DNA binding domain-containing protein, with the translated sequence MENLRIQQLLKAGESRAVEFKASRNALNRDIYETVCAFLNGEGGDILLGVADDGTTLGVAPEYLAQMRRDFANAINNPQLINPPCYLGVEEVDCDGATLLHILVPPSSQVHRCKGRIYFRNEDGDFDITDDQDRVSRLYLNKQSHYSENTIYPYAELADLRPELLDRARRMAASIQRNHPWAGMDDTELLSSARLFQRDYQRGTEGLTLAAILLFGKDTTILSVLPHHKTDAILRRVDVDRYDDRDDIRTNLFESHDRLTAFGEKHLNDPFFLDGIQRVSARSHILREIVGNMLIHREYSHAFPAKLVIEAHRLYAENSNRPHGHGPIDPRLFSPYPKNPIIARVFKETGLADELGSGVRKLFKFGKAFAGHDPVLMEDDIFRVSLPISEVMREETYAGLVDGLVVGTEKGRSSVESTEKSSEKDRSSVESTEKSSEKGRSSVESTEKSSDEKLPLTPRITKNTAEAILTLAEGNPQITVFQLSQKLGRSTSAINKQISRLKKNGQLVRVGPDKGGSWSVTR
- a CDS encoding Gfo/Idh/MocA family oxidoreductase, with the translated sequence MNRRKFLTRSCRALGVGAVLFTGSKSGKAFAARVGPSDQVRIAVIGNGGMGGRHVEALAENPNCHITALCDVAKQRFNNSLDKVNEMTGRRPEGFQDFRYVLDHKEVDGIFIATPDHWHPLLAIMGCQAGKDVYVEKPAAPTVAEGRAMVEAGRRYGRVVQLGTQQRSMPVFQKAIDVVKSGKLGTITSASCWVGVNDAWSVGTPVEEVPNGLDWDLWLGPSPYEPFSKNRFFGFMGNHDYAKGGQLTNWGVHLMDILHWGIGQDKPLNVQAMGTSPRGGAGGHNFETVDAMWEYPGCSVTWEQRHSNEHGGKGYGIKFQGTEGQLVVDRGSFKVFPEGLGIAEWVGEPERSWANPDHHNNFFDCIRNRKRPAADIEQGVRSTIPVLLAGIALKTRRKLTWDAEAEKFVNDDAANRYLSRAYRSPWHL
- a CDS encoding glycosyltransferase family 39 protein; protein product: MGNREENVTSIAPRHVFTVLALVVALWGLTLFLVSPAGEFPLNDDWIYARAVSDWIDTGTYQGHPFSTANLVGQAWWGKLFCAGGGFSFTALRWSTLVLWLFAALATTLSALRLRARPFTAALAGALIIANPIAMNLGYTFMTDVPFMAFMALAGLAYLCALETPRWQWVLLGSLFGAAALLTRQFAVLLPIAFVLSSCPWDTRWRRREMLPLLIALVAPWFAAWLLLQFLPSHAAELGHVWDPQVLGDSWGERFFGGLKFYSSSMLLLGCLVLPLAAAQGWQWLRHKEGRVARRAMALACAMLYILLTACTGDPNRIPFMGNILYDTGAGPMTLRGILMGSYLWRPVSIGGWWWLPTLAGVLVAGWMVAGCLRWLLLIPGDGRRPLHDPRRRQQCFLMFWAILMILALYHPWLPVRFDRYLIGALVPVVLLVAMAESGRSLAGRAFQVVTLTALFAFSLLGVQDYFAWNTTRWAMLNKLMNEQGLKPQEIDGGYEFNGWYTSQDYIKESGARAFLRSGPLGWWVVDDRYAISWLPRPGFSKVEEVPYGSWLAGDMGKLLLLKKKDDGE
- a CDS encoding VCBS repeat-containing protein; the protein is MITSTLLAAAFCVAAEPSVLFERQKIGTTTFEAASIFDVNNDGHLDLVSGEYWHQGPDYAKAHKICTIMQADDYYDDFSDYPMDVNGDGFLDIVTGGWFGGALQWRENPKGRPVEWVTHEVAKTGNIERNSFYDIDGDGYEEVFCTTSPVHFFRLVRDEKGKPQGRFEQYTITEGGGGHGFGCGDVNGDKRPDMIFAGGWLEAPENPFDVKAWKWHKEFDLARGMASVPILVHDVNQDGKNDIIVGGAHNYGLWWHENLGGGQWKEHAVEEHRSQFHEMQLCDIDNDGELELVTGKRFRAHRGHDPGEYDPLGLYYYDIAPEGFTRHTLDYGPHTRASGAGIYLWIADIDGNGWKDILAPGKEGLHLFTSLGR
- a CDS encoding dihydrodipicolinate synthase family protein; this encodes MNPTTDLRGIITVLNTPFNLDDTLDLPGLARNVENAIQAGVAGFLVPAMASEVGTLSEAERTAVVQCTVGTAAGRVPIIGGASAPDQAARTNAARRLIDLGCAGVLVSMNYTDDATYTRDVEALASLEPGFLMLQDWDASGYGLPVPLIKRLFETVPAFKCLKVEVVPAGPKYTEVLQVTSGGLHVSGGWAVGQIIEGLDRGVHAFMPTGMHPIYTAIYQRYVRGERESARALFEELLPVLAFSNQHLDISIYFFKRLLHAQGVYATGKVRSPKVAFDAVHQKIADGLIERVMAMEARLAIEA
- a CDS encoding translation initiation factor yields the protein MSAKNPKIDTNAPRTPLTDSPFGALGALRGDLPREPVAPPKPKAEIIVDTPKVAWRVAKTRKGGWPLTYEKRPGGKLATVIQNVSGDGTALVTALKKQCAAGGAFKDGVIELQGDHRVKVAAFLDKHQK